A region from the Rhodamnia argentea isolate NSW1041297 chromosome 7, ASM2092103v1, whole genome shotgun sequence genome encodes:
- the LOC115741902 gene encoding ABC transporter G family member 22-like isoform X1, with the protein MAMERTSSPGLARTISDQLLETVAAAFKSGTPSGEAAGGQQPSGGASSSETGGTLSRKSSRRLILASPGRGSTSRNAHIRKSRSAQLNKVELDEVSSGAALSRASSASLGFSFSFTGFSMPPEDIADSKPFSDDDDIPEDLEAGTQRPKFQAEPTLPIYLKFTDVTYKVILKGMKAKQEKDILHGITGSVNPGEVLALMGPSGSGKTTLLNLLGGRIMKPTVGGSITYNDQPYSKFLKSRIGFVTQDDVLFPHLTVKETLTYAALLRLPKSLTREEKEKRAMDVIYELGLERCQDTMIGGSFVRGVSGGERKRVCIGNEIIINPSLLFLDEPTSGLDSTTALRIVQMLQDIAEAGKTVVTTIHQPSSRLFHKFDKLILLGKGSLLYFGKASEVMIYFSSIGCSPLIAMNPAEFLLDLANGNVNDVSVPSELEDRVQMENAETQTRNGKPSPTDVHEYLVEAYETRVAESEKKKLMAALPLDEMLKSKVSSPKRNWGASWWRQYSILFCRGIKERRHEYFSWLRVTQVLSTAIILGLLWWRSDSSSPKGLQDQAGLLFFIAVFWGFFPVFTAIFTFPQERAMLSKERAADMYRLSAYFLARTMSDLPLDLILPILFLVVVYFMAGLTLDAGSFFLSLLAVFLCIVAAQGLGLAIGATLMDMKRATTLASVTVMTFMLAGGYFVKEVPVFVSWIRYMSFNYHTYKLLIKIQYKHKLSSVNGMIIDDGLKEVTALVIMVFGYRLLAYISLRRMKLPSAA; encoded by the exons ATGGCGATGGAGAGAACAAGCTCCCCCGGGCTGGCGAGGACGATTTCGGACCAGCTGCTGGAGACGGTGGCGGCGGCCTTCAAGTCGGGGACCCCCTCGGGCGAGGCCGCTGGGGGGCAGCAGCCTTCCGGCGGGGCGTCGTCGTCGGAGACAGGAGGGACGCTGTCGAGGAAGTCCAGCCGGAGGCTGATCCTGGCGTCGCCGGGGCGGGGGAGCACGAGCCGGAACGCGCACATCCGCAAGTCCCGGAGCGCGCAGCTCAACAAGGTCGAGCTCGACGAGGTCAGCAGCGGCGCGGCGCTGAGCCGGGCCTCCAGCGCCAGCCTcggcttctccttctccttcactGGCTTCAGCATGCCCCCCGAGGACATCGCCGACTCCAAGCCCTtcagcgacgacgacgacatAC CTGAGGATCTGGAAGCCGGGACGCAGAGACCAAAGTTCCAGGCTGAGCCAACGCTGCCCATCTATCTCAAG TTCACGGACGTGACATACAAGGTAATCCTCAAAGGAATGAAGGCGAAGCAAGAGAAGGACATACTGCACGGGATCACAGGATCGGTGAATCCGGGAGAAGTTCTCGCGCTGATGGGGCCTTCAGGAAGTGGGAAAACCACGCTGCTGAATCTTCTAGGTGGCCGGATAATGAAACCCACTGTTGGTGGTTCAATCACCTATAATGACCAGCCATACTCCAAGTTCTTGAAAAGCAG AATAGGATTCGTAACTCAGGACGATGTCTTATTTCCTCACCTTACCGTGAAAGAGACTCTGACTTATGCGGCTCTCCTACGACTTCCGAAATCGTTGAcaagagaggaaaaggaaaaacggGCAATGGATGTCATCTATGAGCTAGGCTTGGAGAG GTGTCAGGACACAATGATCGGCGGTTCCTTTGTTCGTGGAGTATCAGgtggagagaggaagagagtctGCATAGGCAACGAAATCATAATCAATCCTTCTCTTCTGTTTCTCGATGAACCGACCTCCGGATTGGATTCCACAACCGCATTGAGGATCGTTCAGATGTTACAAGACATAGCGGAG GCCGGGAAGACGGTGGTGACTACGATACACCAGCCATCGAGCAGGCTCTTCCACAAATTCGACAAGCTGATCCTGCTAGGGAAAGGGAGTTTACTCTACTTCGGCAAAGCATCAGAAGTGATGATTTACTTCTCATCAATAGGATGTTCTCCTTTAATCGCCATGAATCCCGCAGAATTCTTGCTAGACCTAGCAAATGGGAACGTTAACGACGTTTCTGTGCCATCAGAACTAGAGGATAGAGTACAGATGGAGAATGCAGAAACTCAGACAAGGAATGGGAAGCCATCTCCAACCGATGTTCACGAG TATCTAGTGGAGGCCTATGAGACGCGGGTAGCGGAGAGCGAGAAGAAGAAGCTCATGGCTGCGCTCCCGCTGGACGAAATGCTCAAGTCGAAGGTGTCTTCACCCAAGCGGAACTGGGGAGCGAGCTGGTGGCGACAATACTCTATCTTGTTCTGCAGAGGGATCAAAGAGCGACGGCACGAGTACTTCAGCTGGTTAAGGGTAACACAAGTCCTATCTACTGCAATTATTCTGGGACTGCTCTGGTGGAGATCGGACAGCAGTAGCCCCAAGGGCCTTCAGGATCAG GCGGGGCTGCTTTTCTTCATCGCCGTCTTCTGGGGATTTTTCCCGGTCTTCACGGCCATCTTCACGTTTCCTCAAGAGAGAGCGATGCTGAGCAAGGAGCGAGCGGCTGATATGTACAGGCTCAGCGCGTATTTCTTGGCTAGGACCATGAGCGACCTCCCGCTAGACCTGATACTCCCCATACTTTTCCTGGTGGTCGTTTATTTCATGGCGGGCCTCACGCTGGATGCGGGGTCCTTTTTCCTGAGCTTGCTGGCAGTCTTCCTGTGCATAGTCGCTGCTCAG GGACTGGGACTAGCTATCGGGGCGACATTAATGGACATGAAGAGGGCGACCACATTGGCCTCGGTGACAGTCATGACCTTCATGCTCGCTGGAGGGTACTTTGTTAAG GAAGTTCCAGTGTTCGTGTCCTGGATCCGCTACATGTCTTTCAACTACCACACTTACAAGCTTCTCATCAAGATACAGTACAAGCACAAATTATCGAGCGTAAACGGGATGATCATAGACGATGGTCTGAAGGAAGTGACTGCGTTGGTGATTATGGTTTTTGGTTATCGCCTTCTGGCATACATTTCATTGCGAAGAATGAAACTGCCATCGGCAGCTTGA
- the LOC115741902 gene encoding ABC transporter G family member 22-like isoform X3 produces the protein MFTDVTYKVILKGMKAKQEKDILHGITGSVNPGEVLALMGPSGSGKTTLLNLLGGRIMKPTVGGSITYNDQPYSKFLKSRIGFVTQDDVLFPHLTVKETLTYAALLRLPKSLTREEKEKRAMDVIYELGLERCQDTMIGGSFVRGVSGGERKRVCIGNEIIINPSLLFLDEPTSGLDSTTALRIVQMLQDIAEAGKTVVTTIHQPSSRLFHKFDKLILLGKGSLLYFGKASEVMIYFSSIGCSPLIAMNPAEFLLDLANGNVNDVSVPSELEDRVQMENAETQTRNGKPSPTDVHEYLVEAYETRVAESEKKKLMAALPLDEMLKSKVSSPKRNWGASWWRQYSILFCRGIKERRHEYFSWLRVTQVLSTAIILGLLWWRSDSSSPKGLQDQAGLLFFIAVFWGFFPVFTAIFTFPQERAMLSKERAADMYRLSAYFLARTMSDLPLDLILPILFLVVVYFMAGLTLDAGSFFLSLLAVFLCIVAAQGLGLAIGATLMDMKRATTLASVTVMTFMLAGGYFVKEVPVFVSWIRYMSFNYHTYKLLIKIQYKHKLSSVNGMIIDDGLKEVTALVIMVFGYRLLAYISLRRMKLPSAA, from the exons ATG TTCACGGACGTGACATACAAGGTAATCCTCAAAGGAATGAAGGCGAAGCAAGAGAAGGACATACTGCACGGGATCACAGGATCGGTGAATCCGGGAGAAGTTCTCGCGCTGATGGGGCCTTCAGGAAGTGGGAAAACCACGCTGCTGAATCTTCTAGGTGGCCGGATAATGAAACCCACTGTTGGTGGTTCAATCACCTATAATGACCAGCCATACTCCAAGTTCTTGAAAAGCAG AATAGGATTCGTAACTCAGGACGATGTCTTATTTCCTCACCTTACCGTGAAAGAGACTCTGACTTATGCGGCTCTCCTACGACTTCCGAAATCGTTGAcaagagaggaaaaggaaaaacggGCAATGGATGTCATCTATGAGCTAGGCTTGGAGAG GTGTCAGGACACAATGATCGGCGGTTCCTTTGTTCGTGGAGTATCAGgtggagagaggaagagagtctGCATAGGCAACGAAATCATAATCAATCCTTCTCTTCTGTTTCTCGATGAACCGACCTCCGGATTGGATTCCACAACCGCATTGAGGATCGTTCAGATGTTACAAGACATAGCGGAG GCCGGGAAGACGGTGGTGACTACGATACACCAGCCATCGAGCAGGCTCTTCCACAAATTCGACAAGCTGATCCTGCTAGGGAAAGGGAGTTTACTCTACTTCGGCAAAGCATCAGAAGTGATGATTTACTTCTCATCAATAGGATGTTCTCCTTTAATCGCCATGAATCCCGCAGAATTCTTGCTAGACCTAGCAAATGGGAACGTTAACGACGTTTCTGTGCCATCAGAACTAGAGGATAGAGTACAGATGGAGAATGCAGAAACTCAGACAAGGAATGGGAAGCCATCTCCAACCGATGTTCACGAG TATCTAGTGGAGGCCTATGAGACGCGGGTAGCGGAGAGCGAGAAGAAGAAGCTCATGGCTGCGCTCCCGCTGGACGAAATGCTCAAGTCGAAGGTGTCTTCACCCAAGCGGAACTGGGGAGCGAGCTGGTGGCGACAATACTCTATCTTGTTCTGCAGAGGGATCAAAGAGCGACGGCACGAGTACTTCAGCTGGTTAAGGGTAACACAAGTCCTATCTACTGCAATTATTCTGGGACTGCTCTGGTGGAGATCGGACAGCAGTAGCCCCAAGGGCCTTCAGGATCAG GCGGGGCTGCTTTTCTTCATCGCCGTCTTCTGGGGATTTTTCCCGGTCTTCACGGCCATCTTCACGTTTCCTCAAGAGAGAGCGATGCTGAGCAAGGAGCGAGCGGCTGATATGTACAGGCTCAGCGCGTATTTCTTGGCTAGGACCATGAGCGACCTCCCGCTAGACCTGATACTCCCCATACTTTTCCTGGTGGTCGTTTATTTCATGGCGGGCCTCACGCTGGATGCGGGGTCCTTTTTCCTGAGCTTGCTGGCAGTCTTCCTGTGCATAGTCGCTGCTCAG GGACTGGGACTAGCTATCGGGGCGACATTAATGGACATGAAGAGGGCGACCACATTGGCCTCGGTGACAGTCATGACCTTCATGCTCGCTGGAGGGTACTTTGTTAAG GAAGTTCCAGTGTTCGTGTCCTGGATCCGCTACATGTCTTTCAACTACCACACTTACAAGCTTCTCATCAAGATACAGTACAAGCACAAATTATCGAGCGTAAACGGGATGATCATAGACGATGGTCTGAAGGAAGTGACTGCGTTGGTGATTATGGTTTTTGGTTATCGCCTTCTGGCATACATTTCATTGCGAAGAATGAAACTGCCATCGGCAGCTTGA
- the LOC115741902 gene encoding ABC transporter G family member 22-like isoform X2, with translation MHFTDVTYKVILKGMKAKQEKDILHGITGSVNPGEVLALMGPSGSGKTTLLNLLGGRIMKPTVGGSITYNDQPYSKFLKSRIGFVTQDDVLFPHLTVKETLTYAALLRLPKSLTREEKEKRAMDVIYELGLERCQDTMIGGSFVRGVSGGERKRVCIGNEIIINPSLLFLDEPTSGLDSTTALRIVQMLQDIAEAGKTVVTTIHQPSSRLFHKFDKLILLGKGSLLYFGKASEVMIYFSSIGCSPLIAMNPAEFLLDLANGNVNDVSVPSELEDRVQMENAETQTRNGKPSPTDVHEYLVEAYETRVAESEKKKLMAALPLDEMLKSKVSSPKRNWGASWWRQYSILFCRGIKERRHEYFSWLRVTQVLSTAIILGLLWWRSDSSSPKGLQDQAGLLFFIAVFWGFFPVFTAIFTFPQERAMLSKERAADMYRLSAYFLARTMSDLPLDLILPILFLVVVYFMAGLTLDAGSFFLSLLAVFLCIVAAQGLGLAIGATLMDMKRATTLASVTVMTFMLAGGYFVKEVPVFVSWIRYMSFNYHTYKLLIKIQYKHKLSSVNGMIIDDGLKEVTALVIMVFGYRLLAYISLRRMKLPSAA, from the exons atgCAT TTCACGGACGTGACATACAAGGTAATCCTCAAAGGAATGAAGGCGAAGCAAGAGAAGGACATACTGCACGGGATCACAGGATCGGTGAATCCGGGAGAAGTTCTCGCGCTGATGGGGCCTTCAGGAAGTGGGAAAACCACGCTGCTGAATCTTCTAGGTGGCCGGATAATGAAACCCACTGTTGGTGGTTCAATCACCTATAATGACCAGCCATACTCCAAGTTCTTGAAAAGCAG AATAGGATTCGTAACTCAGGACGATGTCTTATTTCCTCACCTTACCGTGAAAGAGACTCTGACTTATGCGGCTCTCCTACGACTTCCGAAATCGTTGAcaagagaggaaaaggaaaaacggGCAATGGATGTCATCTATGAGCTAGGCTTGGAGAG GTGTCAGGACACAATGATCGGCGGTTCCTTTGTTCGTGGAGTATCAGgtggagagaggaagagagtctGCATAGGCAACGAAATCATAATCAATCCTTCTCTTCTGTTTCTCGATGAACCGACCTCCGGATTGGATTCCACAACCGCATTGAGGATCGTTCAGATGTTACAAGACATAGCGGAG GCCGGGAAGACGGTGGTGACTACGATACACCAGCCATCGAGCAGGCTCTTCCACAAATTCGACAAGCTGATCCTGCTAGGGAAAGGGAGTTTACTCTACTTCGGCAAAGCATCAGAAGTGATGATTTACTTCTCATCAATAGGATGTTCTCCTTTAATCGCCATGAATCCCGCAGAATTCTTGCTAGACCTAGCAAATGGGAACGTTAACGACGTTTCTGTGCCATCAGAACTAGAGGATAGAGTACAGATGGAGAATGCAGAAACTCAGACAAGGAATGGGAAGCCATCTCCAACCGATGTTCACGAG TATCTAGTGGAGGCCTATGAGACGCGGGTAGCGGAGAGCGAGAAGAAGAAGCTCATGGCTGCGCTCCCGCTGGACGAAATGCTCAAGTCGAAGGTGTCTTCACCCAAGCGGAACTGGGGAGCGAGCTGGTGGCGACAATACTCTATCTTGTTCTGCAGAGGGATCAAAGAGCGACGGCACGAGTACTTCAGCTGGTTAAGGGTAACACAAGTCCTATCTACTGCAATTATTCTGGGACTGCTCTGGTGGAGATCGGACAGCAGTAGCCCCAAGGGCCTTCAGGATCAG GCGGGGCTGCTTTTCTTCATCGCCGTCTTCTGGGGATTTTTCCCGGTCTTCACGGCCATCTTCACGTTTCCTCAAGAGAGAGCGATGCTGAGCAAGGAGCGAGCGGCTGATATGTACAGGCTCAGCGCGTATTTCTTGGCTAGGACCATGAGCGACCTCCCGCTAGACCTGATACTCCCCATACTTTTCCTGGTGGTCGTTTATTTCATGGCGGGCCTCACGCTGGATGCGGGGTCCTTTTTCCTGAGCTTGCTGGCAGTCTTCCTGTGCATAGTCGCTGCTCAG GGACTGGGACTAGCTATCGGGGCGACATTAATGGACATGAAGAGGGCGACCACATTGGCCTCGGTGACAGTCATGACCTTCATGCTCGCTGGAGGGTACTTTGTTAAG GAAGTTCCAGTGTTCGTGTCCTGGATCCGCTACATGTCTTTCAACTACCACACTTACAAGCTTCTCATCAAGATACAGTACAAGCACAAATTATCGAGCGTAAACGGGATGATCATAGACGATGGTCTGAAGGAAGTGACTGCGTTGGTGATTATGGTTTTTGGTTATCGCCTTCTGGCATACATTTCATTGCGAAGAATGAAACTGCCATCGGCAGCTTGA
- the LOC115741902 gene encoding ABC transporter G family member 22-like isoform X4 gives MKAKQEKDILHGITGSVNPGEVLALMGPSGSGKTTLLNLLGGRIMKPTVGGSITYNDQPYSKFLKSRIGFVTQDDVLFPHLTVKETLTYAALLRLPKSLTREEKEKRAMDVIYELGLERCQDTMIGGSFVRGVSGGERKRVCIGNEIIINPSLLFLDEPTSGLDSTTALRIVQMLQDIAEAGKTVVTTIHQPSSRLFHKFDKLILLGKGSLLYFGKASEVMIYFSSIGCSPLIAMNPAEFLLDLANGNVNDVSVPSELEDRVQMENAETQTRNGKPSPTDVHEYLVEAYETRVAESEKKKLMAALPLDEMLKSKVSSPKRNWGASWWRQYSILFCRGIKERRHEYFSWLRVTQVLSTAIILGLLWWRSDSSSPKGLQDQAGLLFFIAVFWGFFPVFTAIFTFPQERAMLSKERAADMYRLSAYFLARTMSDLPLDLILPILFLVVVYFMAGLTLDAGSFFLSLLAVFLCIVAAQGLGLAIGATLMDMKRATTLASVTVMTFMLAGGYFVKEVPVFVSWIRYMSFNYHTYKLLIKIQYKHKLSSVNGMIIDDGLKEVTALVIMVFGYRLLAYISLRRMKLPSAA, from the exons ATGAAGGCGAAGCAAGAGAAGGACATACTGCACGGGATCACAGGATCGGTGAATCCGGGAGAAGTTCTCGCGCTGATGGGGCCTTCAGGAAGTGGGAAAACCACGCTGCTGAATCTTCTAGGTGGCCGGATAATGAAACCCACTGTTGGTGGTTCAATCACCTATAATGACCAGCCATACTCCAAGTTCTTGAAAAGCAG AATAGGATTCGTAACTCAGGACGATGTCTTATTTCCTCACCTTACCGTGAAAGAGACTCTGACTTATGCGGCTCTCCTACGACTTCCGAAATCGTTGAcaagagaggaaaaggaaaaacggGCAATGGATGTCATCTATGAGCTAGGCTTGGAGAG GTGTCAGGACACAATGATCGGCGGTTCCTTTGTTCGTGGAGTATCAGgtggagagaggaagagagtctGCATAGGCAACGAAATCATAATCAATCCTTCTCTTCTGTTTCTCGATGAACCGACCTCCGGATTGGATTCCACAACCGCATTGAGGATCGTTCAGATGTTACAAGACATAGCGGAG GCCGGGAAGACGGTGGTGACTACGATACACCAGCCATCGAGCAGGCTCTTCCACAAATTCGACAAGCTGATCCTGCTAGGGAAAGGGAGTTTACTCTACTTCGGCAAAGCATCAGAAGTGATGATTTACTTCTCATCAATAGGATGTTCTCCTTTAATCGCCATGAATCCCGCAGAATTCTTGCTAGACCTAGCAAATGGGAACGTTAACGACGTTTCTGTGCCATCAGAACTAGAGGATAGAGTACAGATGGAGAATGCAGAAACTCAGACAAGGAATGGGAAGCCATCTCCAACCGATGTTCACGAG TATCTAGTGGAGGCCTATGAGACGCGGGTAGCGGAGAGCGAGAAGAAGAAGCTCATGGCTGCGCTCCCGCTGGACGAAATGCTCAAGTCGAAGGTGTCTTCACCCAAGCGGAACTGGGGAGCGAGCTGGTGGCGACAATACTCTATCTTGTTCTGCAGAGGGATCAAAGAGCGACGGCACGAGTACTTCAGCTGGTTAAGGGTAACACAAGTCCTATCTACTGCAATTATTCTGGGACTGCTCTGGTGGAGATCGGACAGCAGTAGCCCCAAGGGCCTTCAGGATCAG GCGGGGCTGCTTTTCTTCATCGCCGTCTTCTGGGGATTTTTCCCGGTCTTCACGGCCATCTTCACGTTTCCTCAAGAGAGAGCGATGCTGAGCAAGGAGCGAGCGGCTGATATGTACAGGCTCAGCGCGTATTTCTTGGCTAGGACCATGAGCGACCTCCCGCTAGACCTGATACTCCCCATACTTTTCCTGGTGGTCGTTTATTTCATGGCGGGCCTCACGCTGGATGCGGGGTCCTTTTTCCTGAGCTTGCTGGCAGTCTTCCTGTGCATAGTCGCTGCTCAG GGACTGGGACTAGCTATCGGGGCGACATTAATGGACATGAAGAGGGCGACCACATTGGCCTCGGTGACAGTCATGACCTTCATGCTCGCTGGAGGGTACTTTGTTAAG GAAGTTCCAGTGTTCGTGTCCTGGATCCGCTACATGTCTTTCAACTACCACACTTACAAGCTTCTCATCAAGATACAGTACAAGCACAAATTATCGAGCGTAAACGGGATGATCATAGACGATGGTCTGAAGGAAGTGACTGCGTTGGTGATTATGGTTTTTGGTTATCGCCTTCTGGCATACATTTCATTGCGAAGAATGAAACTGCCATCGGCAGCTTGA